From one Actinomyces sp. Marseille-P3109 genomic stretch:
- a CDS encoding sirohydrochlorin chelatase, translating to MSARPLVLLAHGSRRPGPSCLLSRTAERVRTILPEVEVRTGYVELQHPDPATAMEGLVDPVVLPFFLARGYHVLNDVPAAVERHGSGTVTGHLGVEEHLVEAVAQRLHEASAPLGGLAGLDHIVLGAAGSRQGAALEEVEDITHLLGAHLGREVTPAYLSAARPSVRDAVSTARARGARRVGVATYLLAEGRFHRALHSTGADVVAAPIGDHPAVADLVVHRYRELID from the coding sequence ATGAGTGCACGTCCTCTGGTGCTCCTCGCCCACGGCTCGCGCCGGCCCGGGCCGTCCTGCCTGCTGTCGCGCACCGCCGAGCGCGTCCGCACGATCCTGCCGGAGGTGGAGGTGCGCACCGGCTACGTCGAGCTCCAGCACCCGGATCCGGCCACGGCGATGGAGGGGCTGGTGGATCCGGTGGTCCTTCCCTTCTTCCTGGCCCGGGGCTACCACGTCCTCAATGACGTACCGGCCGCGGTGGAACGGCACGGCTCAGGGACGGTCACCGGGCACCTGGGGGTCGAGGAGCACCTGGTGGAGGCCGTCGCGCAGCGTCTCCACGAGGCATCCGCACCCCTGGGCGGGCTCGCAGGACTCGACCACATCGTCCTGGGCGCGGCCGGATCACGTCAGGGGGCGGCACTGGAGGAGGTCGAGGACATCACCCACCTGCTCGGGGCGCACCTGGGACGCGAGGTGACGCCCGCCTACCTCTCAGCTGCGCGCCCCAGCGTCCGTGACGCGGTGAGCACGGCCCGGGCCCGGGGTGCCAGGCGGGTGGGCGTGGCCACCTACCTGCTGGCGGAGGGACGTTTCCACCGGGCCCTGCACTCCACGGGCGCCGACGTCGTGGCCGCTCCCATCGGCGACCATCCGGCGGTCGCCGACCTGGTGGTCCACCGCTACCGGGAGCTGATCGACTGA
- a CDS encoding TetR/AcrR family transcriptional regulator, which produces MTARSSDHGQNSDSDSRASASDDIREATRALNEAISAFSRAVGAAGQGARRSSESAVAASLDLASRKLASASTAVGATVPGRGGGRRRSEETRARILAAAREVFAAKGYEGASVSDIASAAGFTKGAFYSSFPSKEALFLEVVTCGEESSDEVAQEPASPDRWGEQLQELPVEDVVLHLETWLYAIRHEDSRDRLAGSWRRWLKETSLMVARSHGRREPSQQDEETAFGLLAVSIFGRVSAAATTSQEVEPIIQRLSERLLENGGD; this is translated from the coding sequence ATGACCGCCAGGAGCTCCGACCACGGGCAGAACAGTGACAGCGACTCCAGGGCCTCCGCCTCTGACGACATCAGGGAGGCGACGCGCGCCCTCAATGAGGCGATCAGCGCCTTCTCCCGAGCAGTGGGAGCGGCCGGTCAGGGAGCGCGCCGGAGCAGCGAGAGTGCGGTAGCAGCCTCCCTGGATCTTGCCTCCCGGAAGCTGGCCTCCGCCTCCACTGCGGTCGGTGCTACCGTCCCGGGGCGGGGCGGCGGACGTCGTCGCAGCGAGGAGACCCGGGCGCGAATCCTTGCTGCGGCCAGAGAGGTCTTCGCTGCCAAGGGCTACGAGGGGGCGTCGGTCAGTGACATCGCCTCGGCGGCTGGATTCACCAAGGGCGCCTTCTACTCCTCCTTCCCCTCCAAGGAGGCCCTGTTCCTGGAGGTCGTCACCTGTGGTGAGGAGAGCTCGGATGAGGTCGCTCAGGAGCCGGCGAGTCCCGACCGGTGGGGCGAGCAGCTTCAGGAGCTTCCCGTGGAGGATGTTGTCCTGCACCTGGAGACCTGGCTCTACGCGATTCGTCATGAGGACTCCCGGGACCGGCTGGCCGGCAGCTGGCGCCGATGGCTGAAAGAGACCTCCCTCATGGTGGCCCGTTCCCACGGACGCCGCGAGCCGAGCCAGCAGGACGAGGAGACGGCCTTCGGGCTCCTCGCGGTGAGCATCTTCGGGCGCGTGAGCGCCGCAGCCACCACCTCGCAGGAGGTCGAGCCCATCATCCAGAGACTGTCCGAGCGACTCCTTGAGAATGGTGGTGACTGA
- a CDS encoding ABC transporter permease gives MTTPTSASTETSQVGTTDPGAAPQTTPLRRQLGLLIQWRFRRSLPVLPLFIIVQTLLSVSMVLGYGLIAGHPGREASLHLAGGGPAIALISLGLIMTPQWVSQSRTEGSLDWMRTLPVPRIAFLLADLTIWTLLALPGLLIGILVANARFDVDLAPQWWLAPGAVLVALTAACIGYAIAVLLAPALAQVLSQVLAFGIMLFSPVSFPADRLPGWAQETHRWLPFESMAQVVRAGLFSHDAAMSVRSWILLGGWCLVAVVGASWALGRRP, from the coding sequence ATGACTACTCCAACCAGTGCGAGCACCGAAACGAGCCAGGTCGGTACGACCGATCCCGGAGCGGCGCCCCAGACGACTCCGCTCCGGCGCCAGCTCGGCCTCCTCATCCAGTGGCGGTTCCGCCGCAGCCTGCCCGTGCTTCCTCTCTTCATCATCGTCCAGACGCTGCTGTCCGTTTCAATGGTCCTGGGATACGGGCTCATCGCGGGCCACCCGGGACGCGAGGCGAGCCTTCACCTGGCCGGCGGCGGCCCGGCGATCGCGCTCATCTCGCTGGGACTCATCATGACGCCCCAGTGGGTCTCCCAGTCCCGCACTGAGGGCAGCCTGGACTGGATGCGCACCCTGCCCGTCCCCAGGATCGCCTTCCTCCTGGCCGACCTGACGATCTGGACCCTTCTGGCGCTGCCCGGGCTGTTGATAGGCATCCTCGTCGCCAACGCCCGCTTCGACGTCGACCTCGCTCCGCAGTGGTGGCTGGCTCCCGGAGCCGTGCTGGTCGCCCTGACGGCCGCCTGCATCGGTTACGCCATTGCCGTTCTCCTGGCCCCGGCCCTGGCCCAGGTCCTTTCCCAGGTGCTCGCCTTCGGCATCATGTTGTTCTCGCCCGTCAGCTTCCCCGCCGACAGGCTCCCCGGCTGGGCCCAGGAGACCCACCGGTGGCTGCCCTTCGAGTCCATGGCCCAGGTGGTGCGCGCCGGTCTGTTCTCCCACGACGCCGCCATGTCCGTCCGTTCCTGGATTCTGCTGGGCGGATGGTGCCTGGTGGCCGTCGTCGGAGCGTCATGGGCCCTGGGAAGGCGGCCCTGA
- a CDS encoding ABC transporter ATP-binding protein: protein MADVLTIEDLHKHFGSGSHIVQANAGITMTVGAGEVVGLLGHNGAGKTTLANQVVGLLRPTSGRIVLDGVDAVANPALARRLTNVQAQANVPITGLTPLTAIDLVGRMRGGRPRQTRRRAEELIDALDLGEWARTPAQKISGGVARLTAFAMCAVVPGRLVILDEPTNDVDPVRRRLLWDQIRLLAEAGSAVLLVTHNVREAERAVDRLAVLDHGHVIAEGTPAALVAGHGSPFVMEVTRVPGRELEPPTDMSLTRHDDVRTSVAVPSHLTTQAVEWAAHALEDGVIERYELAPISLEEVYVDLTGEGGDGPRRRAA, encoded by the coding sequence ATGGCTGACGTACTGACCATCGAGGACCTCCACAAGCACTTCGGAAGCGGTTCGCACATCGTCCAGGCCAATGCCGGGATCACCATGACGGTGGGGGCGGGCGAGGTGGTCGGCCTCCTCGGGCACAACGGCGCCGGCAAGACCACTCTGGCCAACCAGGTAGTGGGCCTGTTGCGCCCCACCTCTGGACGCATCGTGCTCGACGGCGTCGACGCCGTCGCCAACCCCGCCCTCGCCCGTCGCCTCACCAACGTCCAGGCGCAGGCCAATGTCCCCATCACGGGGCTCACTCCTCTAACGGCGATCGACCTCGTGGGGCGCATGCGAGGAGGGCGTCCGCGTCAGACGCGCAGGCGCGCCGAGGAGCTGATCGACGCCCTTGACCTGGGGGAGTGGGCGAGGACGCCGGCTCAGAAGATCTCCGGCGGCGTTGCCCGTCTGACTGCCTTCGCCATGTGCGCCGTCGTCCCCGGGCGCCTGGTCATCCTCGATGAGCCCACCAACGACGTCGACCCGGTACGCCGCCGCCTGCTGTGGGACCAGATCCGTCTCCTGGCCGAGGCCGGGTCCGCGGTCCTCCTGGTGACCCACAACGTGCGGGAGGCCGAGCGGGCAGTCGACCGGCTCGCCGTCCTGGATCACGGCCACGTCATCGCTGAGGGAACCCCTGCGGCACTCGTGGCCGGTCACGGATCGCCCTTCGTCATGGAGGTCACCCGGGTTCCCGGCCGTGAGCTCGAGCCTCCGACAGATATGAGCCTGACACGGCACGACGACGTGCGCACATCCGTGGCGGTTCCCTCTCACCTTACGACGCAGGCCGTGGAGTGGGCCGCTCACGCCCTCGAGGACGGAGTGATCGAGCGCTACGAGCTGGCACCGATCTCACTGGAGGAGGTCTACGTCGACCTCACCGGAGAAGGGGGAGATGGGCCGCGACGTCGTGCCGCGTGA
- a CDS encoding ABC transporter ATP-binding protein yields MWKLLMRVVNAAEMRAITAWFAASAVLQGLTLALMIPFLRALYSRSESLTGWLIAVVLMGVSTVVVDTTAMHRSYRVSVFEVCDTMIDRIAEHVLTLPLGWFSAEREAAVVNATSKEVNTLSHLASLVIPNLCNAFIVPLVMLGVTAVVEWPLALIMAATIIPLTLVWRLMGVATTRANEMEDRTSSAAAGRLVELARLQPVLRATGVIGTGWEPVRTALEDDSASTLEGLRVKGRPGQYFNLIVNIAFALVMAVGLSRVSGHRLDVVGYLAIMAVTARTLLPLTKAAMYASEANNAKVALRAVGGILDARPLPDPEPGQEVEPRGTTIAMSDVSFSYDAGRPVLAGVSLTAPQGRVTALVGPSGAGKSTILRLAARFWDVDDGTVTIGGVPVRSMRASTIMGMTSMVFQDVYLFDTTIRENLRIARPEATDAELAEAARRARLDRVIEALPRGWDTQVGPGGLSLSGGERQRVAIARAFVKDAPILLLDEITSALDGENESAITEVVRELSEGRTVIVVAHRLSTVRQADEVVFLEPAEAGARVAQCGTPQELATVPGPFREFIEASSASSRWHIRQRV; encoded by the coding sequence ATGTGGAAGCTGCTGATGCGAGTCGTCAACGCCGCCGAGATGCGGGCTATCACCGCCTGGTTCGCTGCCTCCGCCGTCCTTCAGGGCCTCACCCTGGCTCTCATGATCCCCTTTCTGCGCGCCCTCTACTCGCGCTCGGAGTCGCTGACCGGTTGGCTGATCGCTGTCGTGCTCATGGGAGTGAGCACCGTCGTCGTCGACACCACCGCCATGCACCGGTCCTACCGGGTCAGTGTCTTCGAGGTCTGCGACACCATGATCGACCGCATCGCCGAGCACGTCCTGACTCTGCCCCTGGGATGGTTCAGCGCCGAGCGGGAGGCCGCGGTCGTCAACGCCACCTCCAAGGAGGTCAACACCCTCTCCCACCTGGCCTCCTTGGTGATCCCCAACCTGTGCAACGCCTTCATCGTGCCACTGGTCATGCTGGGGGTCACGGCCGTCGTCGAGTGGCCCCTGGCGCTCATCATGGCCGCCACCATCATCCCGCTGACCCTCGTGTGGCGACTCATGGGAGTGGCCACCACCCGCGCCAACGAGATGGAGGACCGCACCTCGAGCGCCGCCGCCGGGCGCCTCGTGGAGCTCGCCCGGCTCCAGCCGGTGCTGCGCGCCACCGGTGTCATCGGAACCGGCTGGGAGCCGGTGCGCACCGCCCTTGAGGACGACTCCGCCTCCACCCTGGAGGGGCTGCGAGTCAAGGGCAGGCCCGGACAGTACTTCAACCTCATCGTCAACATCGCCTTCGCACTGGTCATGGCAGTCGGTCTGTCACGCGTGAGCGGGCACCGGCTCGACGTCGTCGGATACCTCGCGATCATGGCCGTCACCGCGCGCACGCTGCTGCCGCTGACGAAGGCCGCCATGTACGCCTCCGAGGCCAACAACGCGAAGGTCGCCCTGCGGGCCGTAGGGGGCATCCTCGACGCGCGTCCACTGCCCGACCCCGAGCCCGGCCAGGAGGTCGAGCCCCGGGGAACCACGATCGCAATGAGCGACGTCTCCTTCTCCTACGACGCCGGCCGCCCCGTCCTGGCCGGCGTCTCCCTGACCGCGCCCCAGGGCCGGGTCACCGCCCTGGTCGGCCCGTCGGGTGCGGGCAAGTCCACAATCCTGCGCCTGGCAGCCCGGTTCTGGGACGTCGACGACGGGACCGTCACCATCGGCGGGGTTCCGGTTCGCTCCATGCGGGCCTCGACGATCATGGGTATGACCTCCATGGTCTTCCAGGACGTCTACCTGTTCGACACGACCATCCGGGAGAACCTGCGCATCGCCCGGCCCGAGGCCACCGACGCCGAGCTGGCCGAGGCCGCCCGGCGTGCCCGCCTGGACCGCGTCATCGAGGCGCTGCCGCGCGGGTGGGACACGCAGGTCGGTCCCGGTGGGCTGAGCCTGTCCGGCGGGGAGCGTCAGCGCGTCGCCATCGCCCGAGCCTTCGTCAAGGACGCCCCGATCCTCCTGCTCGATGAGATCACCTCGGCCCTGGACGGTGAGAACGAGTCCGCCATCACCGAGGTGGTGCGCGAGCTCTCCGAGGGGCGCACCGTCATCGTGGTGGCCCACCGTCTGTCCACTGTCCGTCAGGCCGACGAGGTCGTCTTCCTCGAACCGGCCGAGGCCGGTGCCCGCGTGGCCCAGTGCGGTACGCCGCAGGAGTTGGCTACCGTCCCCGGACCCTTCCGCGAGTTCATCGAGGCCTCCTCAGCCTCCTCGCGCTGGCACATCCGCCAGCGGGTGTGA
- a CDS encoding ABC transporter ATP-binding protein, whose amino-acid sequence MTVTVNELIRPARRAMVVSGVLTAMGALMSIVPFEAMRNMAAIWLGETSPEGWRGSLWIWAAIAVVALFASQALYLAGLGITHLAEARLRHRLRQRIVDAISRLPLGKVAQIPHGTIRKMVCDDTASIHTLVAHVPGDATNAVVMAGAGAAYLLWTDWRLACALLGLWVLALGIMSLTLAGMSGITERFGAAQTALAAATVEMIEGIKEIKGFQATDASRTRFSQARAEFSRLSYSWVSRSGRSMSAMTAVLRPSTVFTTVALLAVLFTSQGWTPLSATLPFFLVALGLPEGLMILVGLMQHMYESRMAAQATADLLSQPSMPEGTHDDGEGAVPGRVEVEGVTFSYEVGSPVLHGVSFTAEPGTVTALVGPSGGGKSTLARLIARFYDVDDGAVRLSGIDVREATFPWLLSRVAIVLQDVALAHESVHHNIALGRPGATREQVEAAARAACIHERITRLPHGYDTVLGDTGGFLSGGERQRITLARAYLQDAPVLVLDEATAQADPASERDIHRALSQLAAGRTVIIIAHRLSTIRDADQILVVDAGRITERGTHEELLAVGGRYARMWTSQDLSEETDAAALTASAAPAEPAGDKAVGQEEK is encoded by the coding sequence ATGACAGTTACTGTCAATGAGCTCATCAGACCTGCGCGACGGGCCATGGTCGTTTCGGGAGTACTGACCGCTATGGGGGCCCTGATGTCCATCGTCCCCTTCGAGGCCATGCGCAACATGGCGGCTATCTGGCTGGGGGAGACCTCGCCGGAGGGATGGCGCGGCAGCCTGTGGATCTGGGCGGCGATCGCAGTCGTCGCCCTGTTCGCCTCCCAGGCCCTGTACCTGGCCGGCCTCGGGATCACGCACCTGGCTGAGGCCAGACTGCGTCACCGCCTGCGCCAGCGGATCGTTGACGCCATCAGCCGGCTGCCTCTGGGCAAGGTTGCGCAGATCCCGCACGGCACCATCCGCAAGATGGTCTGCGATGACACCGCCTCCATCCACACCCTCGTGGCCCACGTCCCCGGGGACGCCACCAACGCCGTCGTCATGGCGGGTGCCGGGGCGGCCTACCTGCTGTGGACCGACTGGCGACTGGCCTGCGCGCTGCTCGGGCTGTGGGTACTCGCCCTGGGGATCATGTCTCTGACCCTGGCCGGCATGTCAGGTATCACTGAGCGCTTCGGCGCCGCGCAGACCGCGCTGGCCGCCGCGACCGTCGAGATGATCGAGGGCATCAAGGAGATCAAGGGGTTCCAGGCCACCGACGCCTCCCGGACGCGCTTCAGCCAGGCCCGCGCCGAGTTCTCTCGGCTGTCCTACTCGTGGGTGAGCCGGTCCGGCCGCAGTATGAGCGCCATGACCGCGGTCCTGCGCCCCTCCACGGTCTTCACCACGGTCGCGCTGCTGGCCGTCCTGTTCACCTCCCAGGGGTGGACGCCGCTGTCAGCCACGCTGCCGTTCTTCCTGGTGGCCCTCGGGCTGCCGGAGGGGCTCATGATCCTCGTCGGTCTCATGCAGCACATGTACGAGTCCAGGATGGCCGCTCAGGCCACCGCCGATCTGCTCTCCCAGCCGTCGATGCCCGAGGGGACCCACGACGACGGTGAGGGGGCCGTCCCCGGGCGTGTCGAGGTCGAGGGCGTCACCTTCTCCTACGAGGTGGGCTCCCCGGTCCTGCACGGTGTGTCCTTCACCGCCGAGCCGGGAACCGTGACGGCGCTCGTCGGCCCCTCCGGGGGCGGCAAGTCGACCCTGGCCCGCCTCATCGCCCGCTTCTACGACGTCGACGACGGCGCCGTGCGCCTTAGCGGCATCGACGTGCGTGAGGCGACCTTCCCCTGGCTGCTCTCACGTGTGGCGATCGTCCTGCAGGACGTGGCCCTGGCCCACGAGTCCGTCCACCACAACATCGCCCTGGGACGTCCCGGCGCCACCCGGGAGCAGGTCGAGGCGGCGGCCCGCGCGGCCTGCATTCACGAGCGCATCACACGTCTGCCCCACGGCTACGACACGGTCCTGGGAGATACGGGCGGCTTCCTCTCCGGTGGAGAGCGCCAGCGCATCACCCTGGCGCGCGCCTACCTCCAGGACGCCCCGGTCCTCGTCCTGGATGAGGCCACAGCTCAGGCCGACCCCGCCTCCGAACGAGACATCCACCGGGCCCTGTCCCAGCTGGCGGCCGGGCGGACCGTCATCATCATCGCCCACCGCCTGTCCACGATCCGCGATGCCGACCAGATCCTCGTCGTCGACGCCGGACGCATCACCGAGCGCGGCACGCACGAGGAGCTTCTGGCCGTTGGTGGTCGCTACGCGAGGATGTGGACCAGCCAGGACCTGAGCGAGGAGACCGACGCCGCGGCACTGACGGCCTCAGCCGCCCCGGCCGAGCCGGCCGGAGACAAGGCCGTGGGACAGGAGGAGAAGTAG
- a CDS encoding glycosyltransferase, producing MAAYEWLASENSCVISLRLEGCCIVKALAVVLGSEGDVSPFIVLGRRLAERGHKMMIAGFQEFAARVEADGIDYIAVPGSCEQLMRRLLGDVESVADAVRGVREMLGNPGIFDALEGVMRDVDVVMYNQFGEVARLLSAAAGVPCVRVQVYPSDPCRSYSLVDPRRHDGTWRAPVIHRLSNLMMVWAMAPVMSAWRRRLGLSRRSVPRRVRTIYQFSPSLNPPDPAWGSNVYVTGEWIDNSSASERLDAQVENFLGRGDAPLLVTFGSVVSFRLPQARTWIEEILLERKLRAIIVDPSRPNGERNGIIGVARVPYGAVLPQCRGMICHGSLGATGAGARAGVPCLVIAFGGDQHFHAQTVFRNGAGPDYIDAQRGELTRPVLVSRIEELVSGSYDEAAHGLAYRTADDPGVDAAVDLLLELSLVGGGSSRA from the coding sequence GTGGCCGCGTATGAGTGGCTTGCATCGGAAAATAGTTGCGTTATTTCACTGCGGTTAGAAGGGTGTTGTATTGTGAAGGCTCTTGCAGTCGTTCTGGGTTCTGAAGGTGATGTCTCCCCGTTCATCGTGCTGGGGAGGCGTCTTGCTGAGCGCGGTCATAAGATGATGATTGCGGGATTCCAGGAGTTCGCTGCTCGCGTAGAAGCGGACGGAATTGACTACATTGCTGTTCCTGGAAGCTGTGAGCAGCTCATGAGACGTTTGCTGGGTGATGTTGAGAGTGTTGCGGATGCGGTTCGGGGTGTTCGCGAGATGCTCGGCAACCCCGGGATATTCGATGCCCTGGAAGGGGTGATGCGAGATGTCGACGTCGTCATGTACAACCAGTTCGGGGAAGTGGCGCGTCTTCTCTCTGCGGCAGCAGGTGTGCCGTGCGTACGCGTGCAGGTCTACCCCAGTGATCCCTGTCGGTCGTACAGTTTAGTGGATCCTCGTCGCCATGACGGTACATGGCGAGCGCCAGTCATACACCGGTTGTCGAACCTCATGATGGTCTGGGCAATGGCTCCGGTGATGAGCGCGTGGCGGCGCCGTCTAGGCCTTTCTCGGCGGTCTGTTCCAAGGCGTGTGAGAACGATCTACCAGTTCAGTCCTTCGCTCAATCCGCCGGATCCGGCTTGGGGGAGCAATGTGTATGTAACTGGGGAATGGATTGATAACTCCTCTGCCTCTGAGCGTCTCGATGCGCAGGTGGAAAACTTCCTTGGTCGCGGAGATGCTCCGTTGCTCGTCACTTTCGGTAGCGTGGTGTCCTTCCGTCTACCGCAGGCTCGGACCTGGATTGAAGAGATTCTGCTGGAGCGGAAATTGCGGGCAATTATTGTCGACCCCAGCCGTCCCAACGGTGAGAGGAATGGAATTATTGGTGTTGCGAGGGTGCCGTACGGCGCCGTGTTACCGCAGTGTCGCGGGATGATCTGCCATGGTTCCTTGGGTGCTACGGGGGCCGGGGCGCGTGCCGGCGTGCCGTGCTTGGTGATTGCCTTCGGGGGAGATCAGCATTTTCACGCGCAAACCGTGTTCCGTAATGGGGCGGGGCCGGACTATATCGATGCTCAGCGGGGAGAGCTGACGCGTCCTGTTCTTGTGTCGCGTATCGAGGAGCTCGTGAGCGGGTCCTATGATGAGGCTGCGCATGGCTTGGCTTATCGAACGGCGGACGATCCGGGAGTTGATGCAGCGGTTGACCTGCTGCTCGAGCTTTCCCTCGTTGGTGGTGGCTCGTCTCGGGCCTGA